GGTTGTATtatcttatcagtgactgaaaccaggctGAACTCTGTCTCTTCTTGAGTGTCTTCCTGATTAAATTATAGCGTGACAGGCTGGGACAGAGGGTTTAGGCTTAGGTGGAGCGGTCAAGAGGGGAAACTGAAGACAGTGGTGGtggaacccaagagggaggggttaagataaaaatgtatgtaaaatgactaTATAAACAGAGCTGGAGGTGGACAATAAGATGCTCTGCACCCCACCTCTGCTCTATTACacatgtaataaagtctatcttaattctacaaaaacgaTTTGTGTTTGACTGAGGACAAAGACAATTTGCTACAACACTCTGACATTTGCAAGTCGACATCTTCAACTAGCTTTCATTTTCTCTACATACAACTAAACCTGAACAAAGTGTAGTAAATAACTTCCTATTTCTGAGTCTAGACTACTAGAGGAGACCACTGCTGCTCACTATCTGAACACAGACCTGTAGGTTGAATGCCCGTTGCCCTTACTTTCACACACACCTTATCGCTGTTGTCAGGTCCCTCGATGGAAACCTCCTCGATCTCTTCTCCGATGCTCACCTCGCTCTTGGAGATATCTGATCGATGGCTGATGGTGGTAAACCAGAAACACAGAGGAAACCCTTTAGATTGATATCTCTCATGGTACAGATAAGGAATACAACTGAAAGAGCACTGAACTCCATCTAAAAATTGCTAGTGAGATCTAGTGAAGACTCAGGACAATGCCCTACATTACCTGTTAAAGTCATCGTCATAGTCAACGTCATCATCTGTTAAAACAGTGGGGTATTTTAAacaaaaattgaaacaacaacaaTATGAATTGCTGCTCTCATCAGTGGGTACTCTGGTCAGTGGGTGTGCTTGCCCCCACCCGCCCCGAGACGCTGGCAGGGCGAAGCCCCAGCCCCAAAGGGATTTTACAACGGCGAGAAGGACAAAGCCCCGCCGGACGCCCGGGCGGGCATGGAAGTGAGTACACCCATAACCACCAAGACCAGCACACACACCGCTCAAATTGTGAAACCATAACACCAAACATATAATAATCACATCCCCACCCTCGCCCGATTGGAGGACCTCAAACAGTTATACTGTGCATGCCATGCCTATGTATTTCTTCCAACACTCATTCATTCGAACATTCAGACAGCCACAGATCAACCCACCTTTCCCAGTAAATCATAATTCTACCATTTCCACCTGCAATACATAATCCATTCTACCGTGGTGTCTCTCTAGGGTCTTGAACCTTCCTATCTGCAAATGTTCTGTCCAAATTGCcccaaaaataaacattttacccAAGAGCATAATGATATTTCCTATTGCCTGACTGTGGTCCTTCAAATTCCCCAACAATACAGTTTGCAGGTCCAACCACACCCTGATATTATGACATaacaaccattcctggacctgactcCAAAAACAAGCCACCGATAACGGATTGATGTGTCAATTGTTGTTTcatatatcagttcataaaccccaTGCCATGGTATTGGGACAtggaaaatctcttcccaactatctTGTATTTTATGCGGCATAGGTGTCAAACCTCTTGACCCTAAGCGAAACGGACACATTTCACCATTAATATTGGTCATTTAAAGCCATTTATAATGTTTTTATTGGTGTCAGACAAACTAGCTCATTCCTTTCTCTTTTAAGTAATTGCCACTTCCATTTTTGTGGCACAGCTGCAATGAGATGGTTATAATTTTGTATTGAGCATACATCTCCATACACCCTGATTAATTGCTTGTGTGACATAATTTTACCGTTGTTGTTTACAATGTCATTAATAAACATGATACCTTCCTTATACACTCTCTTCAAGAACATTGGTTTACCCTCTATTAGTACATTGGAGTTTAGCCGTATTATTTACTGTAATATAGATTCTGCCACTTGTGGCGGGGTATTACAGTAACCCACCAAAACATAatagaaaataaagaaataaacatGGAACTGGGTTAACATCATACCCTGCACGGAAGATCCAGTTTTATTGTTCATCGTCTTAAAGTCTTTGAATCCTTTGTCTTTGGAGTTTGAAGTACCTGAAAGAATTCAAGCATTAATTCGCAAGAGAAAAAAACCTGACCAAACCCCTAACAAACCCATTCAAATCAATGAAGTGTAATAGTGCTTGACAGAAAAAACATAATAAAGAAATACAAGCATTTACTGTTCACATACACATACTGATGTTAAAGTTGCGTCCTCTATTCcagcatacagtcgtggtcaaaggttttgagaatgacacaaatactaattttcacaaagtctgctgcctcagttttgatgatggcaatttgcatatactccagaatgtcatgaagagtgatcagatgaattgcaattaattgcaaagtccctctttgccatgaaaatgaacttaatccccaaaaaacatttccactgcatttcagccctgccagaaaaggaccagctgccatcatgtcagtgattctctcgttaacacaggtgagagtgttgacgaggacaaggctggatatcactctgtcatgctgattgagttagaataacagactggaagctttaaaaggagggtggtgcttgaaatcattgttcgtcctctgttaaccatggttacctgcaaggaaacacgtgccgtcatcattgctttgcacaaaaagggcttcacaggcaaagatattgctgctagtaagattgcacctaaatcaaccatttatcggatcatcaagaacttcaagaagagaggttcaattgttgtgaagaaggtgtaagggcgcccaagaaagtccagcaagctccaggaccatctcctaaatttgattcagctgcgggatcagggcaccaccagtgcagagcttgctcaggaatggcagcaagcaagtgtgagtgcatctgcacgcacagtgaggcgaagacttttggaggatggcctagtgtcaagaagggcagcaaagaagccacttctctccaggaaaaacatcaggtacagactgatattctgcaaaaggtacagggattggactgctgaggactggggtaaaataaaaaatgtttttcctctctgatgaatcccctttccgattgtttggggcattcggaaaacaccttgtccggagaagataaGGGgggcgctaccatcagtcctgtgttatgccaacagtaaagcatcctgagaccattcatgtgtggggttgcttctcagccaagggagtgggctcactcacaattttgcctaaaaacacagccatgaataaagaatggtaccaacacatcctccgaagagcaacttctcccaaccatccaagaccagtttggtgatgaccaatgcattttccagcatgatggaacaccttgccataaggcaaaagtcaTAACTTAGTGGCTTGttgaacaaaacatcgaaattttgggtccattgccaggaaactccccagaccttaatcccattgagaacttgtggtcgatcctcaagaggcaggtggacaaacaaacacccacaaattctgacaaactccaagcattgattatgcaagaatgggctgccatcagtcaggatgttgtccagaagttaattgacagcatgccagggcggattgcagaggtcttgaaaaagaagggtcaacactgcaaatattgactctttgcataaacttaatgtaattgtcaataaaagcctttgacacttatggaatgcctgtaattatacttcagtataccatagtaacatctgacaaaaatatctcataacactgaagcagctaactttgtgaagaccaatacttgtgtcattctcaaaacttttgaccacgactgtacacagtgtacaaaacattatgaacacttgctctttccatgacatagactgaccaggtgaaagctatgatcccttattgatgtcactgggtttttcacgctcaacagtttcccgtgtgtatcaacaatggtccaccacccaaaggacatccagccaacttgactcaACTGTGGGAAGGATTGGAGTCAActagggccagcatccctgtggaatgcttttgacaccttgtagagtccatgccccaaattgatgctgttctgagggcaaaagggggtgcaactcaatattagcaaggtgttcgtaatgttttggattgcaactcaatattaggaaggtgttcctaatgttttggagtgcaactcaatattaggaaggtgttcctaatgttttggagtgcaactcaatattagcaaggtgttcctaatgttttatacactcagtataTCTTCCTTACACACACTTCCCTCACCGTTCCTGCTACCTGAGAGGTCTCTGTGGTGGGCTTCTCCTGAGTGGGACCCCCCACCTGCAACACTCCTCTGGGAGGCCAGGGAGCTGCTGCCCGCTCCCCTGCCCAAATCTGCTGCTCTCCTGGGGGATGAACAGAAGAGGCAAGGCCTCAGTCTGGAGGACACACACAGTCAACAATAACACACATTCACTAAGGTAGAGGAGCCATTCACTAAGGTAGAGGAGCCATTCACTAAGGTAGAGGAGACAGGTATTTGATataaagaaggagagagtgtgcacagagagcgagagacagagcgagagacagagcgcgagagacagagcgagagacagagcgagagacagagacagagacagagacagagacagagacagagacagagagagagagagagagagagagagagagatgcctgcCTTGAGCCTGCAGCTCACCTGTTCCCCGAGCAGCTCAGTTTATTATCATAGTCAGAAAAGAGCTGGTCCCCGTCACCCTTTGTGTCACTGCCCAGAGCAGACAGGctgagcccagagagagagaggagagacagacaggacacacacaggacacacaaagGAGAGCAGTTAAGGAAgaacactcacacaacacacacacacagaaatacacacacacacgaaaatacacacacacgaaaatacacacacacacatgcagagaaAAAAAAGGGAAAAGTACAAGTCCATAACCTCCATATTGGATGTTAAAGGACAGGCTATTGATTCCAAAGCTGACAGCAAACGTTACAAAACAACATTCATTACAGTAGAGACGTGATTTTTCACACCTCATCACTCAGAGGTGCACAACTGACTTAGCGAATGGAGGAGTGACACACCAACACCATGCACACTCACTCATTGAGGCTAGTGCCCCTCCTCATTGGGCTAAAGGAGCGCCCTGAGAGGCTCTCCTCCCTCAAAGAGTGGACGAAGCTGCTTGGGGACAGAGGGAAGGGACACACACAGATAAACAGAAAGAAagaagggaggagacagagggaagcAGGGCAGACAGGAAACACTACAGTGGAAGAACAAGGTCACGgcgcagcagagcagagcagatcaAGACAGCACAGTGCTCCTGTGTGAAACCAAACCACCCACCATCTACCACACAACTTAGACCTAGGTCACACAGGTCCATGTTTCTGAGGGTCTTTAGTCATCTTAACAAACACCTCCTTTGTACTTTCAACAAGAGCACAGAATACTAACCCAACACTGATATCTATTTCAGATGACCTTCTATAGATAgaacagggttgtgttcattaggcaccaaacggaagaaactgactgaaacagggagggaatacCTGTGTGATTTTGTTATCCGTTGCAAAATTATTTGTTACGGTGTTCCCTAGTGAACACAGCCCTGCATTTCCAACTACTAACTCATTGAGTTTACAGTGAAGACATACTTACTCTTTCTGACTGTTTCTCTTGTCAGACAGACTGGCCCCTGAATTACTCTTAGTCAGGGGGACACTACTGCTTCCATACGCAGCattacagaggagagagacaacattCAGTGAGCAGAGCCACGACAGCGCCAAACTTCTCCACTTTTTCCACATAGACCTAACCCCTCAGAGTTAATTAACGCCCCTGCATTTTAAGATTCTTAGATATACGGTGGCAACATTTGTCATGATCAATTTCTATGCTAATATTAATAACATCCATGTTATACATTTATCACTAATGCATTACTTATGTGATGGATCATGGAGCAGCACTCCTGTTCAATAGAGGATCACATAGGCTACATTCTCCATCTCTTTAATGTAAGGGACCTAGAAAGAAAGCCTGTGTTAGTCAAGACACACCCCACCCCCCCCGATGGTCAAAGCGTCCTCACCAGCCATAGGTTTTCTGTGGTTTAGGCAGAGGGTCGTCAAAGAACGAGTCACCCTCATCTGCTTCCTCCTCTACCTGGAGACCCTTCTTCAGGCTCGCCACGGGGGCGTTGCCATTGTCCCCGGACGCCTCGCTGTACCTCGACATCACGTGACCCTGACCTTTGCCCTTTAGAGAGCCGAAGTTCAGGCTGGTGTCACTGTGGCTGATCTCCTCGCCCTGTGTGGTACAtacaggaacaagacaacaaacaTAACACAAAAACACAAGTTTAAAGTTGCTTCTGTTTATTTGAGTGGGTTAGctagcatttatttgcaaatggtaAGAAGACTTGAAGCGACAGGGAGAGTTAGTTGTGGCACTGAAATATTAGCTAGAGGAAATGTTGAGAACTAACCCATCAGCTATGTTAGTCTTTATCAACCATTAGGACAGTGAAGTTGAGCCATTAGTAAAATACATGCACACAACACAGTCAAGAGATTTTCAATCAAAACTGTCAACACTCATAATTCATTAGAATCAGATTTGGGTGATAAAACACATTTTAGAGGCTGTATCTCAGTAGTTAGAGCCCAGTTAAGAAGCAGTTGACTTTAGTTGTTAAGTGCTAGTGGTCACACCATACCAATTATACAACggatgggtctaatcctgaatgctgattggttaaaagcgcACTCCAGCCAGTGTTGAGAGAAATTCCCCTGGATACGTTGGTATGAGCCTATTGTACAcaagggttgtgttcattagggcaaacCAAACGAAAACTAGTGTTGCTTATTGGACATGTCCAGCTAGTCCCTCCCCCTTTTGGAACATTTTATTCtgttttggtgcctaatgaacacaaccctgttcCCCGTCTTGCAGTTTACCTTGGTGTCagccttctcctcctcctgtgcACTGTGCTTATGTCCTTTAAACCTGGGGATCTGTGTATGAGAACACCGCTATCAGCCTCCTCATACATTTGCTGCCTCACTAACATGTTGGGTACTGGGCCCTAAAAGGAGGCTACATTTAGGGAGAATCAAATACAGTTTAGTCTACTGACCTCTTCATCCTTTTGAAAGAAAGCGTAAAAAAACCAGAGGCTTTGTTTTAACAATCAACATTCTATTAAATGTCCATGTCATTTATACCCTATGTTCCCATCCCGGAAATACAAAGCTAGGTCTCTTGTTATGAGTTCATGTTACTTCAGGGCAAGTTCTGTAGAAATGTATTGATTCGCAAGTAAGCTGTTCGCAAACAGGTATTAAAGGAACGCAATATTAACTAAGTAAGACAATAGTTATGTTATGAGAAACTATTTTATAGACAGAACTACAGCACTAGAACATGCAGTGCACTATAGTTTGAATAGAGCCAACGTACCTTACTAGCAGGTGAAGGGCTCATCTTCTCCTCAACAAATTGACTGGGATTGTGAATGACATCACTGGTGTCATGGGTGATCTGTAAGGGAAGGACTCTTATGACAATGTGTTGGCGCACAGAAAGGAACGGTTCATACAAAGTTAAATCTATGATTTGATCAAAAACTGAATAGTAAAAGTGTATTACCACACTTTGACACTGATTGAAGAAGCGCTTGTACAAGCCCAGAAACTCCTGGAAGTCACTAGCTacagaaacacagagacaaaGCATTAGATGACGACATTTCCCTCAGCTTTGTGTTGCCATGCTTGTAATTATAGCAACCATTCATTAACAATACGTCACTTCGTGTCAGTCTACAGAACACTTACATTTACTGGAGGCTTTGTCTCCGGCTCGGAGTTCATCAGTGACGAACCTCTCCAGCATGTTCCTGTTATTGGACACACAGACAACGACTTGTtgtgttaaagctgcaatatgtaacttatggcagagcgatttctgcatagtgcacctttaaggaAAACTGGATGAACTGTGGATTCTGACCACAAGTAGCATTGTAGTACTAGCTTTGCAATCAGGGCAGGTTTCCCCAGACCCAGATTACGTCTATTCCTGAATGACAAAGCATTTTCAATGGAAATGCATGCTTTTTGGTTTAATATTGGTCCAAGAATGCAGCACTCTGTGTTTTGTCATGTTGCTTGAATGACATGGCCCAAACATACTTGTTGAAGTTGGGAAAGACATCTCCAAACAGAGCCTTCAAATCCTCTTTGCATATCCCACCAGTTCTGTCCTGTGAAGCGGATAGTTGAAACACAGTAAGAGTCAGGATCTTGGAAGAACCTTGGACATTTAAACACTTCCACAAGACAGGCAATCTACGGCAATGGAGCCTGTATGAGGTTGATCGAAATTGAGCACACCTACATTGTAAGACATggcttaaaaatattttttacttaGAATGATCACCTTGTCATAATTGTCAAACTTCTTCTGAGTGTCTGCTAATTGCCTGGGGGATAGTTCCTACAATGACAAAAAGGAAGAACATTAATATCAGACCAAGCAATCTCTCTACAtttaaagagccactgaacacgCCGATTGGCACGTGTGTTTTACTGTTACTCATTAGAAAAAAATTAATTTCAGTTCTGGAGTTGTGTTTCCTAACCAATTCCGCATTTGGTTAATGATGTTTTTCCCCCATGAGACACTGTAGCCTATTTCACTTAAAAATCCCCAGAATAAccaagataactcaagaaatctgtaataaatgttgacgtttttgcagaggatgttttagttgcacatttaactaaggtgtttggtgcagtacttCTCAAGAAAAACATTGTGACTTGTTGTCTTATGTAAATAAAGTCGggctgctgggcaggtctgtctcactgtctatgtggtcctctgtagctcaattggtagagcatggcacttgtaacgccagggtagtgggttcgatccccaggaccacccatacgtaaaaaaatgtatgcacacatgactgtaagtcgctttggataaaagcgtctgctaaatggcatattatattatatgtgcaattggatagagagcaatcaccgcagctgttcaccccatgttagtgggcaaatgtaaatcgtcaaatcaaaacccaaccttcatttacccaTTGTGACTTACGGATGTTCCAAACTCAGTTTtagacaagactgactttatgatcAAAATtgtcctatttacactttgtagtccatTTTGACACTGGAATACATTTCTGACTCATATAGATGCCACATAAGTCGTTTTAAAAGGGATTTGTTGCTTTTAAAGGCAGTTGCTCTTTAAAGTAGAATCCTCTTGGGTAAAACAAACATGAACTTGAGATTCAAATCTACATAACCTGATTCAAAATGTCCTTTGTGGTGTTATATGCTAGTTCTTCATGTGCACCTTTGTGGCCCACAGAGTTCTCAGTATGTATGAGCATGCTAGACTAGCCACGTGAACTCATTCTGCTGATTTGAGCAGAGTATGAAACATGACTAAGAAAGTAGGACAAACTTGTTATGTCAGAAACTCACTGATCAACAGGAAAACCATTTTCTTTCATTCATCTGGGTACCTTTACATTTATGGAACAATGCATTCTTATGACCCAGATAATTTTAGCATTTGGTAGTCAATGACAATCATAAGATATACGGAGTTTCTTTTCTCTCCGGCAGCTCAAGTCTATTGACAAACAGCCTAAATGTTGTTGTATGAAGGATTACATCTGTGTGTTCATGTTGTAGGCCAGTGATGGGCAACTGGTGGCCCATGGGCCGCCCCCCTTTTGTAGGCCGGTGGATCAAATAGGAACTCAGtctgggtctcaacttactgttgagtgtTAGAATAATAggatacacaaggtgcaatttctaaatttggttgtgcatcagcagtttctcttgttatgtcagtcactcaattagcccatgtcagctaacattttttacattggtaaattagtctagtaatcatggtcgaatttccGACCGGGGgcccccccattgattttgttaatcACTCTCActcatatcatattaaaaacatttctctccaccctttggcaaaatgtgtagaattgcagcaaacttgttttaaacggcaacattttctctacaccccatggcaaaatatgtagaattgcaggaaatgaacaccaaaactaaaatgttttatctccgctgtcaagagggggACCGCTAAAATGTTTGATGTAAACGTAGATGTAAATGTACCCTAGTGAGTGGGCGAGTGAGAAGGTAGACGAATGAAGATCATAAAATTCACTACCTTGGGGATGTTTGTGGCTTTACCCCCCTTACATCAGATAACAGCAGCCAGAGCAGCGAAAGCAGAGGGGGTAGAGAGCAGGAAAGCTGTCCATTATAACCATAAGCTGgaacctaaaaccctcacaaacttttacagatgcacaattgagagcatcctgttgggctgtatcaccacctggaacggcaactgcaccgcccgcaactgcagggctctccagagggtggtgcgttctgccgaacgcattaccgggggcaacccgccctccaagacacatacagcacccgatgtcacaggaaggccaaaaagatcatcaaggacatcaaccacccgagccactgcctgttcaccccactatcatccagaaggcgaggtcagtacaggtgcatcaaagctgggaccgagagaatgaaaaacagcttctatctcaaggccatcagactggtaaatagccatcactagcacattagaggctgctgctgcctattgaatcactggccactttaagaaatggaacactagtcactttaataatgtttacatatcttgcactactcatctcatatgtatatactgtattctataatattctactgtatcttagtccatgccgctctgtcattgcttgtccatatacagtggggggaaaagtatttagtcagccaccaattgtgcaagttctcccacttaaaaagatgagagaggcctgtaattttcctcataggtacacgtcaactatgacagacaaattgagagaaaaaaattccagaaaatcacattgtaggatttttaatgaatttatttgcaaattatggtggaaaataagtatttggtcacctacaaacaagcaagatttctggctctcacagacctgtaacttcttctttaagaggctcctctgtcctccactcgttacctgtattaatggcacctgtttgaacttgttatcagtataaaagacacctgtccacaacctcaaacagtcacactccaaactccactatggccaagaccaaagagctgtcaaaggacaccagaaacaaaattgtagacctgcaccaggctgggaagactgaatctgcaataggtaagcagcttggtttgaagaaatcaactgtgggagcaattattaggaaatggaagacatacaagaccactgataatctccctcgatctggggctccacgcaagatctcaccccgtgggtcaaaatgatcacaagaacggtgagcaaaaatcccagaaccacacgggggggacctagtgaatgacctgcagagagctgggaccaaagtaacaaagcctaccatcagtaacacactacgccgccagggactcaaatcctgcagtgtccccctgcttaagccagtacatgtccaggcccgtctgaagtttgctagagtgcatttggatgatctagaagaggattgggagaatgtcatatggtcagatgaaaccaaaatataactttttggtaaaaactcaactcgtcgtgtttggtggacaaataatgctgagttgcatccaaagaacaccatacctactgtgaagcatgggggtggaaacatcatgctttggggctgtttttctgcaaagggaccaggacgactgatccgtgtaa
This window of the Coregonus clupeaformis isolate EN_2021a chromosome 33, ASM2061545v1, whole genome shotgun sequence genome carries:
- the LOC121548599 gene encoding centrosomal protein 43 isoform X7, translating into MSATEDDTELRDLLIQTLENNGVLNKLKAEMRAAVFLAMDEQDKVENKTPLVNENLKKCLNTQDGRLVTSLIIDFLQVFHLDFTLAVFQPEINSLNGLDSREQVSRELGITEADMNRNTPLLLELVKRGRHREKTSIFSEELSPRQLADTQKKFDNYDKDRTGGICKEDLKALFGDVFPNFNKNMLERFVTDELRAGDKASSKSSDFQEFLGLYKRFFNQCQSVITHDTSDVIHNPSQFVEEKMSPSPASKDEEIPRFKGHKHSAQEEEKADTKGEEISHSDTSLNFGSLKGKGQGHVMSRYSEASGDNGNAPVASLKKGLQVEEEADEGDSFFDDPLPKPQKTYGCSSVPLTKSNSGASLSDKRNSQKDLSALGSDTKGDGDQLFSDYDNKLSCSGNRRAADLGRGAGSSSLASQRSVAGGGSHSGEAHHRDLSGSRNGTSNSKDKGFKDFKTMNNKTGSSVQDDDVDYDDDFNSHRSDISKSEVSIGEEIEEVSIEGPDNSDKFDEITQDLSVSQLSQTQGADYMEEVA
- the LOC121548599 gene encoding centrosomal protein 43 isoform X6 — its product is MSATEDDTELRDLLIQTLENNGVLNKLKAEMRAAVFLAMDEQDKVENKTPLVNENLKKCLNTQDGRLVTSLIIDFLQVFHLDFTLAVFQPEINSLNGLDSREQVSRELGITEADMNRNTPLLLELVKRGRHREKTSIFSEELSPRQLADTQKKFDNYDKDRTGGICKEDLKALFGDVFPNFNKNMLERFVTDELRAGDKASSKSSDFQEFLGLYKRFFNQCQSVITHDTSDVIHNPSQFVEEKMSPSPASKGEEISHSDTSLNFGSLKGKGQGHVMSRYSEASGDNGNAPVASLKKGLQVEEEADEGDSFFDDPLPKPQKTYGCSSVPLTKSNSGASLSDKRNSQKDFVHSLREESLSGRSFSPMRRGTSLNDLSALGSDTKGDGDQLFSDYDNKLSCSGNRRAADLGRGAGSSSLASQRSVAGGGSHSGEAHHRDLSGSRNGTSNSKDKGFKDFKTMNNKTGSSVQDDDVDYDDDFNSHRSDISKSEVSIGEEIEEVSIEGPDNSDKFDEITQDLSVSQLSQTQGADYMEEVA
- the LOC121548599 gene encoding centrosomal protein 43 isoform X5 — protein: MSATEDDTELRDLLIQTLENNGVLNKLKAEMRAAVFLAMDEQDKVENKTPLVNENLKKCLNTQDGRLVTSLIIDFLQVFHLDFTLAVFQPEINSLNGLDSREQVSRELGITEADMNRNTPLLLELVKRGRHREKTSIFSEELSPRQLADTQKKFDNYDKDRTGGICKEDLKALFGDVFPNFNKNMLERFVTDELRAGDKASSKSSDFQEFLGLYKRFFNQCQSVITHDTSDVIHNPSQFVEEKMSPSPASKDEEIPRFKGHKHSAQEEEKADTKGEEISHSDTSLNFGSLKGKGQGHVMSRYSEASGDNGNAPVASLKKGLQVEEEADEGDSFFDDPLPKPQKTYGCFVHSLREESLSGRSFSPMRRGTSLNDLSALGSDTKGDGDQLFSDYDNKLSCSGNRRAADLGRGAGSSSLASQRSVAGGGSHSGEAHHRDLSGSRNGTSNSKDKGFKDFKTMNNKTGSSVQDDDVDYDDDFNSHRSDISKSEVSIGEEIEEVSIEGPDNSDKFDEITQDLSVSQLSQTQGADYMEEVA
- the LOC121548599 gene encoding centrosomal protein 43 isoform X10, translating into MSATEDDTELRDLLIQTLENNGVLNKLKAEMRAAVFLAMDEQDKVENKTPLVNENLKKCLNTQDGRLVTSLIIDFLQVFHLDFTLAVFQPEINSLNGLDSREQVSRELGITEADMNRNTPLLLELVKRGRHREKTSIFSEELSPRQLADTQKKFDNYDKDRTGGICKEDLKALFGDVFPNFNKNMLERFVTDELRAGDKASSKSSDFQEFLGLYKRFFNQCQSVITHDTSDVIHNPSQFVEEKMSPSPASKDEEIPRFKGHKHSAQEEEKADTKGEEISHSDTSLNFGSLKGKGQGHVMSRYSEASGDNGNAPVASLKKGLQVEEEADEGDSFFDDPLPKPQKTYGCSSVPLTKSNSGASLSDKRNSQKERAADLGRGAGSSSLASQRSVAGGGSHSGEAHHRDLSGSRNGTSNSKDKGFKDFKTMNNKTGSSVQDDDVDYDDDFNSHRSDISKSEVSIGEEIEEVSIEGPDNSDKFDEITQDLSVSQLSQTQGADYMEEVA
- the LOC121548599 gene encoding centrosomal protein 43 isoform X8; the encoded protein is MSATEDDTELRDLLIQTLENNGVLNKLKAEMRAAVFLAMDEQDKVENKTPLVNENLKKCLNTQDGRLVTSLIIDFLQVFHLDFTLAVFQPEINSLNGLDSREQVSRELGITEADMNRNTPLLLELVKRGRHREKTSIFSEELSPRQLADTQKKFDNYDKDRTGGICKEDLKALFGDVFPNFNKNMLERFVTDELRAGDKASSKSSDFQEFLGLYKRFFNQCQSVITHDTSDVIHNPSQFVEEKMSPSPASKDEEIPRFKGHKHSAQEEEKADTKGEEISHSDTSLNFGSLKGKGQGHVMSRYSEASGDNGNAPVASLKKGLQVEEEADEGDSFFDDPLPKPQKTYGCSVPLTKSNSGASLSDKRNSQKDLSALGSDTKGDGDQLFSDYDNKLSCSGNRRAADLGRGAGSSSLASQRSVAGGGSHSGEAHHRDLSGSRNGTSNSKDKGFKDFKTMNNKTGSSVQDDDVDYDDDFNSHRSDISKSEVSIGEEIEEVSIEGPDNSDKFDEITQDLSVSQLSQTQGADYMEEVA
- the LOC121548599 gene encoding centrosomal protein 43 isoform X2 — translated: MSATEDDTELRDLLIQTLENNGVLNKLKAEMRAAVFLAMDEQDKVENKTPLVNENLKKCLNTQDGRLVTSLIIDFLQVFHLDFTLAVFQPEINSLNGLDSREQVSRELGITEADMNRNTPLLLELVKRGRHREKTSIFSEELSPRQLADTQKKFDNYDKDRTGGICKEDLKALFGDVFPNFNKNMLERFVTDELRAGDKASSKSSDFQEFLGLYKRFFNQCQSVITHDTSDVIHNPSQFVEEKMSPSPASKDEEIPRFKGHKHSAQEEEKADTKGEEISHSDTSLNFGSLKGKGQGHVMSRYSEASGDNGNAPVASLKKGLQVEEEADEGDSFFDDPLPKPQKTYGCSVPLTKSNSGASLSDKRNSQKDFVHSLREESLSGRSFSPMRRGTSLNDLSALGSDTKGDGDQLFSDYDNKLSCSGNRRAADLGRGAGSSSLASQRSVAGGGSHSGEAHHRDLSGSRNGTSNSKDKGFKDFKTMNNKTGSSVQDDDVDYDDDFNSHRSDISKSEVSIGEEIEEVSIEGPDNSDKFDEITQDLSVSQLSQTQGADYMEEVA